The DNA sequence CCGCGACGGCCGGATCGAGCGCGGAGCGCCGTGGCGGGTCGCCGGGCGTGGGCCGCCGGGCGGTGGTCGGTGGGCCGGCTGCCGGTTCATCTGGTACGGACACAGTGCCCGATTGTTCCGTACGCCCGGACCGCCGTGGCGCGGCGTCCGGCATGCGGTGTCGTGAGCCCGACAGCGGTCGGCCGGAATCGACGGTTCGGGGGCTGTGCCGGTGCGGCATCAGGAGTACCTTGGCGGTGCGCCGCCACGGTCCAGGTCTGCGGGCACACCCACTGCTCGGCGGACCCCGGCCCCGGTGCCCGCCGATCGCACCTTCCGCTCAGGTTCCATGCCTGAGCCGGTGATGTGTGTCCGCCGGGCCTGTCGGCCGCGGCCGGCGCAGCGAGTCGGCGCACCACCCAGCACCACGCCCGTGCGGACGGCTCCGGTCACCCCGGGACCGGGTCGCCCCGCCGAAGCGGACGGAGGATCAGCAATGCAGCCCACCCCCACCCCTGCGCACGCCGGGCCGGTGAAGCCGGACGAGACCGGCACAGGTCCGGGTCCCGTGCACGGCACTCCCGTACCGACGCCCCGACCCGCCCTCGACGACAATCCGATCAACGAGGCGACGACGGAGATCCCGATGATCGTGCCGAAGCCGGCCCACCGCAACGGCCCGAGCCCGTTGCCGCCGATCGCCACGCAACTGCTCGGCGGCGACGGCGAGGCGGCCGGCGACTCGACTGACGACGACCGGGACGGGCCGGCTGCCGCAACGGCGCCGGCCCAGGGCGTCCCGCCGACACCGGCGGCCGGCCAGGCGCAAGGCCAGGCGGACGACGGCCAGTCGGCAGGGCAACGGGCGGAGACCGACGCCGAACCGGCCGGGGAGGATTCCGGGCCGGTCGACCAGGACGCCGCAGCCGACGACCAAGACGCCGCAGCCGACGACCAGGACGTCACAGCCGACGACCAGGACGGGAACGGCGACGGGGATCCGACCGCTGGCCCGGCCGTCGCGGCCGACAAGCCGGTCGACACCGATGTTCCGGCGGACCAGACGGTCGAGCCCGATGAGACGGCCCAGCCGGACAAGACGGTCGAGCCGGATGAGACGGTCGAGGCGGACCGGCCGGCCGCCGCGGCGACGGACCCGGATGACGACGAGCGGTCGGGACCGACAGCCGAGACGGACGACGACCCGGCCGAGGACGAGGAGACCGTCACCGCGCACGGCGACGCCGGTGATCTGTTCTACGCCGCAGACGACGGCTTCGACGACGAGGACGAGGACGACGAGTTCGACGACGATGAGGACGACGAGGACTTCGGCGAAGATCCGGAGGCCGACGAGGAGGAGCGGGCTGCCATGCTGACCACAGTGGAGGAGTCGACCGGGCCGGCGGCCGGGCACGACGACCAGCCGGCAGTGGCCCGGCCGGCGAGACCGGGCGACGTGACGCTGCCACCGATCACCATCTGGACCGAGGACGCCGCCGACGAGCTGCGCGACGAGTGGCACGAGATCAAGGCCCGGTTCGTCGACGAACCGGAGGTCGCCCTGGCGCAGGCTCAGTCGCTGGTCGGGCACACCGTCCGTACGCTGGCCGAGCGGCTGCTGGCCGAGCAGGTCGAACTCGACCCGCACCGGCACAGCGAGACGCCGGACACCGAGTCGATGCGGATGGCGTTGCGGCAGTACCGGGAGTTCCTGGACCGGCTGCTGGCGATCTGACCGCTGCGGGCGGGGCGGTCCGTTCCCGCCCCGCCCGGCCAGTCGACCTGCCGAGATAATTCATCTATCGTTGAGTTCTACAGCTGATGAGTTATCCGGAGGCAGCCATGGACCCTGTCGTCGAGGTCACCGACCTCGTGGTCGACCGCGGCCGGCGCCGCGTGCTGCACGGCATCTCGTGCACCGTGGGCAGCGGCAGCGTCACCGGCCTACTCGGCCCGAGCGGCAGCGGTAAGAGCACCCTGATGCGGGCGGTCGTCGGCGTGCAGACCGTCCGGTCCGGACAGGTCCGGGTGTTCGGCCGACCGGCCGGGGCACCGCAGCTGCGGCGTACCGTCGGGTATCTGACCCAGGCGCCCAGCGTCTACGCCGACCTCACGGTCCGGGAGAACGCCCGGTACTTCGCCGCGCTGTACGGCCTGCCGGCGGCCGACGCCGACCGGGCCGTGGCGGACGTCGGCCTGGCGGCCGCCGCCGGGCAGCTGGTCGCCGACCTGTCCGGCGGACAGCGCAGCCGCGCCTCGCTGGCCTGCGCGCTGGTCGGCCGCCCCGAACTGGTCGTGCTCGACGAGCCGACCGTCGGCCAGGACCCGGTGCTGCGGGCCGAGCTGTGGGCCCGGTTCCACGCCCTCGCCGCCGCCGGCACCACCCTGCTGGTCTCCAGCCACGTGATGGACGAGGCCGGCCGGTGCGACCGGCTGCTGCTGATCCGCGACGGGCGGCTGGTCGCCGACGACACCCCGGCGGCGGTGCGCGCCGCCGCCGGCACCGACGACCTGGACGAGGCCTTCCTGCGGCTGATCCGGGACCGCCAGCCGACCGAACCGAGCCGAGGAGCAGACCGGTGAACCCGAGAATCCTGGCCGCCACCGTCGGCCGCGTGCTGCGCCAGCTGCGCCACGACCGGCGCACCGTCGCGCTGCTGGTCGTCGTACCGGCGCTGCTGCTGACCCTGCTCTACTACATGTACGGCGA is a window from the Solwaraspora sp. WMMD792 genome containing:
- a CDS encoding ABC transporter ATP-binding protein gives rise to the protein MDPVVEVTDLVVDRGRRRVLHGISCTVGSGSVTGLLGPSGSGKSTLMRAVVGVQTVRSGQVRVFGRPAGAPQLRRTVGYLTQAPSVYADLTVRENARYFAALYGLPAADADRAVADVGLAAAAGQLVADLSGGQRSRASLACALVGRPELVVLDEPTVGQDPVLRAELWARFHALAAAGTTLLVSSHVMDEAGRCDRLLLIRDGRLVADDTPAAVRAAAGTDDLDEAFLRLIRDRQPTEPSRGADR